Proteins co-encoded in one Strix uralensis isolate ZFMK-TIS-50842 chromosome 2, bStrUra1, whole genome shotgun sequence genomic window:
- the NHLRC3 gene encoding NHL repeat-containing protein 3, whose translation MRQRRPPGLWLVMAGALLALLALLWGSQVLKAFDYFSSWKGEQQMYKLDIGWPKIPEYFTGQTFCVAVDSLHGLVYVGQRGDNVPKVLVFSEEGYFLYSWNNTVEMPHGIFVLNTATDSSVWITDVGTGKYGHTVKQYSPSGKLMQILGTPGNAGSSLIPLQFDQPAEIFVEESGEIYVVDGDGGMNNRLLKLSNDYKEIWLTGTNGTGIGQFKIPHSVTVDPFGRVWVADRDNKRIQVFDKVTGEWLGSWSSCFSEDGPYSVRFTANYKYLIVAQLNINRLAILAAPPVGSIGDCFMVSTVQLADETKPHLVDVDMKSGAVYVAEIGAQQVQKYIPLS comes from the exons ATGAggcagcggcggccgccggggCTGTGGCTGGTGATGGCCGGCGCcctgctggccctgctggccctgctctgggGCTCGCAG gttttaaaagcatttgattaCTTTTCTTCTTGGAAGGGAGAGCAACAGATGTACAAGCTGGACATAGGCTGGCCTAAAATTCCAGAATATTTCACTGGTCAAACATTTTGTGTTGCTGTTGACTCTCTTCATGGTTTGGTCTATGTGGGACAA agGGGAGACAATGTGCCAAAGGTACTTGTATTCTCAGAGGAAGGCTATTTTCTTTACTCCTGGAATAATACAGTTGAAATGCCTCATGGTATCTTTGTATTGAACACCGCAACGGATAGTTCAGTATGGATCACAGATGTTGGAACAG GCAAATATGGGCACACAGTGAAACAGTATAGCCCTTCGGGTAAACTTATGCAGATCTTGGGCACACCGGGTAATGCTGGTTCAAGTTTGATTCCCCTACAATTTGATCAACCAGCAGAGATCTTTGTAGAGGAAAGTGGAGAGATCTATGTTGTGGATGGAGACGGAGGAATGAATAACAGATTGCTCAAACTATCCAACG ATTACAAAGAGATATGGCTGACTGGAACAAACGGGACCGGCATTGGTCAGTTCAAGATTCCTCACAGTGTAACAGTGGATCCTTTTGGACGG GTATGGGTTGCGGACAGAGACAACAAAAGAATCCAAGTTTTTGATAAAGTCACAGGGGAATGGCTTGGGTCTTGGAGCAGCTGTTTTTCAGAAGATGGACCCTATTCTGTCAG ATTTACTGCCAATTACAAATACCTGATTGTAGCTCAGCTGAATATCAACCGGTTAGCAATCTTGGCAGCACCACCGGTTGGCTCTATTGGGGACTGTTTTATGGTCAGCACAGTCCAGCTGGCAGATGAAACCAAACCGCACCTTGTGGATGTAGACATGAAGAGTGGAGCGGTCTATGTCGCAGAGATTGGAGCCCAGCAAGTACAAAAATACATACCCTTAAGCTGA